Proteins co-encoded in one Prunus persica cultivar Lovell chromosome G6, Prunus_persica_NCBIv2, whole genome shotgun sequence genomic window:
- the LOC18774059 gene encoding histone H2B.2 produces MLEDPLQKSSPGKFSSKIWELGNVEFLLLQSKQHLHFQIHFLRGKEATLLQANIGPLLSKMAPKRSTKTVVKTTKQVVRETVQVSSVVQSKRRKKQSEDSGDQTRKPVKTIKTISIETQEENQTQNVEISEPLKTRRIPIQTEEENQILKGQNAEAITTLTSDQKEAAAEEEEEGEGEKKEDQEDTVETSITSDEKEDEQKSEEVKTLEGEKEDSMETNTTSDEREEEEEETTKKEEHKSDEVKTQKGGKKSSEKKRKRKRRERGRGEEYKIYVHRVLKQVHPGMGVSSKGMTVLNNLMNDMFERLADEAARLTKYTARKTLSSREIQAAVKLVLPGELGRHAMAEGTKAVSTYVSNNNGRQSKS; encoded by the exons ATGTTGGAGGACCCACTGCAAAAATCTTCTCCTGGAAAGTTCAGTAGCAAGATTTGGGAACTTGGGAATGTAGAG TTTCTTCTGTTACAATCCAAACAACATCTCCATTTTCAAATCCATTTTCTGAGAGGGAAGGAGGCAACTTTACTGCAAGCAAATATAGGGCCACTACTGTCAAAAATGGCCCCGAAGCGCTCAACGAAGACGGTGGTGAAGACCACCAAGCAAGTTGTGAGAGAAACAGTTCAAGTCTCATCAGTGGTTCAAAGCAAAAGGCGGAAGAAGCAGAGTGAAGACAGTGGTGATCAAACTCGGAAGCCAGTCAAGACTATCAAGACTATTTCCATTGAAAcccaagaagaaaatcaaacccaaaatgTGGAAATCTCAGAGCCACTCAAGACTAGAAGGATCCCCATTCAAACAGAAGAGGAAAACCAAATCCTAAAGGGCCAAAACGCTGAAGCAATAACCACTCTCACTTCTGATCAGAAAGAGGCagcagcagaagaagaagaagaaggagaaggagaaaagaaagaagatcaGGAAGATACAGTGGAAACCAGTATAACTTCTGATGAGAAAGAAGACGAACAGAAAAGTGAAGAGGTCAAGACCCTAGAAGGAGAAAAGGAAGATTCCATGGAAACCAATACAACTTCtgatgagagagaagaagaggaagaagaaacaacaaagaaagaagagcaCAAAAGTGATGAGGTGAAGACCCAAAAAGGAGGCAAGAAAAGTagtgagaagaagaggaagaggaagaggagagagagaggtagagGAGAAGAGTACAAGATATATGTGCATAGGGTTTTGAAGCAGGTGCACCCTGGCATGGGAGTGTCGTCCAAGGGCATGACAGTGCTAAACAATTTGATGAACGACATGTTTGAGAGGCTGGCGGATGAGGCAGCGAGGCTGACCAAGTACACGGCAAGAAAAACCTTGTCGTCTAGGGAGATTCAGGCGGCAGTGAAGCTGGTTTTGCCTGGTGAGCTCGGGAGACATGCCATGGCAGAGGGGACCAAGGCTGTATCAACCTATGTGTCCAATAATAATGGAAGACAGTCCAAGTCTTAA